A portion of the Macrobrachium nipponense isolate FS-2020 chromosome 12, ASM1510439v2, whole genome shotgun sequence genome contains these proteins:
- the LOC135224428 gene encoding gamma-butyrobetaine dioxygenase-like, with protein sequence MAHRPTTRVLLSGVAAFRNVATQQVRQICTKNCINCKTTRSLSLASKAWQQHQVKEKEAVEFPVPGVPISSTKVSKDSVTVKFGDGSESPMPYVWLRDNCRCPDCYSNDALGRKYLLTDLDVDVQALDIQSNDEVLNIKWSDGHVSEYPAEWLHARAFTPTARALRRRVYALPREPWGSNHKLREFDYEAMKRDDKVLLEWLLTMETQGSAMLKNVPDRDVAGPEMIEHIAFVKQSHYGPHSPVINRPNTNNVAFTNAKLGMHNDLPQYEQMPGIIFIHCLKQHVGTGGESVVADGLFGAELLRREHPEAFQILTTTDSYFWDKGHANFSWEMEEFYKISKFPIITLNSSQEVTRIAVNNAIRDSYLDLPSNKVKKFYEAMKLFNDILYANSSTFKMDSGDLMTLDNVRCLHGREGYEAFSDRHIESSYLDWDEARCRRRRIQEKLGLLRTV encoded by the exons ATGGCCCACCGTCCAACAACCCGAGTTCTCCTCAGCGGCGTAGCAGCTTTCAGGAATGTTGCCACCCAACAG GTGAGGCAGATTTGTACCAAGAACTGCATCAACTGCAAAACCACCAGATCTCTGAGTCTCGCATCCAAAGCCTGGCAACAGCATCAGGTGAAGGAGAAGGAAGCAGTTGAATTCCCAG TTCCAGGCGTCCCAATCTCCTCTACCAAAGTGAGCAAAGATTCAGTGACCGTGAAATTCGGTGATGGCAGCGAGAGCCCGATGCCCTACGTGTGGCTGAGGGACAACTGTCGGTGCCCCGACTGCTACAGCAACGATGCCCTGGGCAGGAAATACCTCCTGACTGACCTCGACGTTGACGTCCAAGCTTTGGATATTCAG AGTAATGATGAGGTACTGAACATCAAGTGGAGTGACGGGCACGTGTCCGAGTACCCAGCAGAATGGCTCCATGCCAGGGCATTCACGCCAACAGCCAGAGCCCTCAGGAGGAGAGTTTATGCTCTGCCAAGG GAACCCTGGGGCTCCAACCACAAGCTGCGAGAGTTCGATTACGAGGCCATGAAGAGGGACGATAAGGTCCTCCTGGAATGGCTCCTGACTATGGAGACTCAAGGATCAGCGATGCTCAAGAATGTGCCAGATAGAGACGTCGCAGGACCCGAGATGATCGAACACATCGCATTTGTCAAACAGTCCCATTATGG ACCCCATTCTCCAGTGATCAACAGACCAAACACCAACAACGTCGCTTTCACCAACGCCAAATTGGGGATGCACAATGACCTTCCTCAGTACGAGCAAATGCCCGGG ATCATCTTCATCCACTGCTTGAAGCAGCACGTCGGCACCGGAGGCGAGAGCGTCGTTGCAGATGGACTCTTTGGCGCCGAGCTCCTCCGGAGGGAACACCCGGAGGCCTTCCAGATCCTGACCACCACCGACTCCTACTTCTGGGACAAAGGGCACGCCAACTTCTCCTGGGAGATGGAAGAGTTCTACAAAATCTCCAAGTTCCCCATCATCAC ACTCAACAGCAGCCAAGAGGTCACTCGCATTGCTGTTAACAACGCCATCCGGGACTCCTACCTCGACCTGCCATCGAATAAGGTCAAGAAATTCTACGAGGCCATGAAGCTCTTCAACGACATCCTTTACGCCAACTCCTCCACCTTCAAGATGGACTCCG GCGACCTGATGACTCTGGACAACGTGCGGTGCCTTCACGGCCGTGAAGGCTACGAAGCCTTCAGCGACCGGCACATCGAGTCTTCTTACCTCGACTGGGATGAGGCTCGATGCCGCCGGAGGAGAATCCAAGAGAAACTAGGCCTACTCCGGACTGTCTGA